From Neodiprion pinetum isolate iyNeoPine1 chromosome 7, iyNeoPine1.2, whole genome shotgun sequence, a single genomic window includes:
- the LOC124223004 gene encoding N-acylneuraminate-9-phosphatase gives MAALGRKNSTTTTTAAAAAITTVLFDLDNTLIETRKGDSLACRKLSEELTQEYGVPQELSSKVTTGYLKQFRKCPDNPKYSLDAWRISLWSKALGESYSYLNKAVYERWLELRYHYLALTGDTVSMLLQLRKKYLIGLITNGPSNAQWEKIQKLSLNQYFDLILVSGDLPWEKPDPRIFEEACQCLKVTPAECIMVGDKLETDIQGGIEAGLGGTVWIPTTEKPRLCAGDPKPDVTIKHATDIYSVLNRGPGAPELEDSSSNASDGS, from the exons ATGGCAGCTCTTGGAAGGAAAAACTCAACGACGACAACAACGGCAGCAGCTGCGGCTATAACCACAGTTCTATTCGACCTGGACAACACGTTGATCGAGACTAGAAAGGGGGATAGTTTAGCGTGTAGAAAG CTGTCCGAGGAATTGACTCAGGAGTACGGAGTACCGCAAGAATTGTCAAGCAAAGTAACGACTGGTTACTTGAAGCAGTTTAGAAAATGTCCGGACAATCCAAAGTATAGTTTAGATGCCTGGAGGATATCACTGTGGAGCAAAGCGCTCGGCGAAAGTTACTCGTACCTGAACAAAGCCGTCTACGAAAGATGGCTGGAGCTGAGATACCACTACCTCGCGCTCACCGGCGACACGGTCTCCATGCTGCTTCAGCTCAGGAAGAAATACCTCATCGGTTTAATTACAAACGGACCGTCCAACGCAcagtgggaaaaaattcaaaagctTTCCTTGAACCAGTACTTCGACCTCATTCTAGTCTCCGGAGATCTTCCATGGGAAAAACCTGACCCAAGGATATTCGAGGAGGCCTGCCAATGCCTGAAAGTTACACCGGCCGAGTGCATCATGGTTGGGGATAAGCTTGAAACCGACATTCAAG GGGGCATAGAAGCTGGGCTCGGAGGAACAGTGTGGATACCGACGACTGAAAAGCCGAGACTTTGCGCGGGGGATCCGAAGCCGGACGTGACTATAAAACATGCCACCGATATTTACAGTGTCCTGAATCGTGGGCCGGGAGCACCGGAGCTGGAAGATTCGTCGTCGAATGCTTCGGATGGCAGCTGA
- the Neurochondrin gene encoding neurochondrin homolog: MSIPESVKKCVAILKMVSNDSEKFAALFMVTKLVDGKDCTPTAKKLLFEAIGAKFMRKLLSSDNVPVDCPPQVYKSVALSILSAFCGDEELASHPDMVGHVPALLEIVSKADDDAPDDTLIIVSEAYACLQSIAQYPPGQKALLQQKAIPKMCEIYAEKSFQTDEALNILVTLVTTFGPDAWDAVDTKPFHAIINKIALDFETDHTERKFEVCTILQALLSSCRQNAIEETSKEESWPGSIHKALNDILGSRIGKNQRDPALKLAAVMLELLGVEWALSDEEKPKVFFLLLVQLSSIEVRMQLEGKQLKAVVGNADLITACFTILEISLAYITSDQLDLEQKEKQSLYTALKGAFAAVIGLLTAVSKMKDLTGVKERLFVCAMVRVLAAWLAQETSAMRPQVYSVLPYVLTVANDTFYAHRNRKMSEKSKAAAKPEEGNSSGEPVVHDPLSQVDVLRLLLPALCYLAVEEEARKILLKHKQEEVLFECLSYHWTIVYYKKPPVPRSERLKALKEPEKELAPALLSEMKDSRAAMVSVCNVLMNITVLEAKMVEESPTFISLLKFIFNNLPELKQIPENLVLHGHLAILGLLLLKQQAKRVKKNDFSICRYIQATIRFLWDAYTVDESNDPTELVVAISYKEHWMEIMELWFLGMQTMAGVLQLVPWLSEFAIESGWAEGIIETLKKVKVGGLPPNVKSAYEDLLCHLVTADESVAAVLKKCGALTVCRSHRMMELGKHLFGD, encoded by the coding sequence ATGAGCATACCAGAGAGCGTTAAGAAGTGCGTGGCCATCTTGAAGATGGTTAGCAACGACTCCGAGAAGTTTGCCGCGCTGTTTATGGTGACTAAACTAGTCGACGGAAAGGACTGCACCCCGACGGCAAAGAAGCTGTTGTTCGAAGCGATCGGGGCTAAGTTTATGCGCAAGCTTTTGTCTAGCGACAATGTTCCCGTCGACTGTCCGCCCCAGGTCTACAAGTCGGTCGCGCTGTCGATTTTGTCTGCTTTCTGCGGGGACGAGGAGCTTGCCTCACACCCTGACATGGTGGGACACGTTCCAGCACTGTTGGAGATCGTCTCCAAAGCTGACGACGACGCTCCCGACGACACGCTGATCATTGTGAGCGAGGCTTACGCCTGCCTACAGAGCATCGCCCAATATCCACCAGGTCAGAAGGCGCTGCTGCAGCAGAAGGCGATACCAAAGATGTGCGAAATCTACGCGGAGAAGAGCTTTCAGACGGACGAAGCGCTGAATATCCTGGTAACCCTGGTCACAACCTTTGGACCCGACGCCTGGGACGCGGTGGACACAAAGCCGTTCCACGCCataataaacaaaatcgcTCTGGACTTTGAAACAGACCATACGGAGCGCAAATTCGAGGTCTGTACCATACTCCAGGCGCTGCTTTCGTCATGCAGGCAAAACGCCATCGAGGAGACGTCCAAGGAGGAGTCCTGGCCTGGAAGCATCCACAAGGCACTGAACGACATCCTGGGCTCAAGAATTGGCAAGAATCAAAGGGACCCGGCACTCAAACTCGCAGCTGTAATGCTTGAGCTGCTCGGCGTCGAGTGGGCGCTTTCGGACGAGGAGAAGCCCAAGGTGTTCTTCCTGCTGCTGGTCCAGCTCTCGTCGATCGAGGTCAGAATGCAACTGGAGGGTAAACAGCTCAAGGCTGTTGTCGGCAATGCGGATTTGATAACGGCGTGCTTTACCATACTGGAGATATCGCTCGCCTACATAACCAGCGATCAGCTGGATCTCGAGCAGAAGGAGAAACAGTCCTTGTACACGGCGCTGAAGGGCGCATTTGCGGCGGTAATTGGCCTTCTCACCGCCGTCTCGAAGATGAAAGACCTCACCGGCGTAAAGGAGCGCCTCTTCGTCTGTGCCATGGTCCGCGTTCTTGCCGCGTGGTTGGCTCAAGAAACGTCGGCGATGCGACCCCAGGTTTACTCGGTCCTGCCGTACGTCTTGACGGTAGCAAACGACACGTTTTACGCTCATCGAAATCGTAAAATGTCGGAAAAATCGAAGGCGGCGGCTAAGCCCGAGGAAGGAAACTCGTCAGGCGAGCCTGTAGTCCACGATCCACTCAGCCAGGTCGATGTGCTGAGGCTTCTGTTGCCGGCGCTTTGCTATCTGGCGGTAGAAGAGGAGgcacgaaaaattttactaaagCACAAACAGGAGGAAGTGCTTTTCGAGTGTTTGTCTTATCACTGGACCATTGTCTATTACAAAAAGCCGCCTGTTCCCAGATCAGAACGGTTGAAAGCACTGAAAGAACCGGAGAAGGAACTCGCCCCTGCGCTACTCAGCGAAATGAAGGACTCCAGAGCCGCAATGGTCTCCGTCTGCAACGTTCTGATGAACATAACTGTGCTAGAGGCCAAGATGGTGGAGGAATCGCCGACGTTCATATCGCTGCTGAAGTTCATATTCAACAACCTGCCTGAGCTCAAGCAGATCCCTGAGAACCTGGTGCTGCACGGACACCTTGCCATACTCGGACTTCTTCTGCTGAAGCAGCAGGCCAAACGCGTCAAGAAGAACGACTTTTCCATATGTCGCTACATTCAGGCGACCATCAGGTTCCTATGGGACGCCTACACCGTCGACGAGAGCAACGATCCGACTGAATTGGTTGTAGCGATATCGTACAAGGAACATTGGATGGAAATAATGGAGCTATGGTTCCTCGGCATGCAGACAATGGCCGGCGTACTTCAACTCGTTCCTTGGCTGTCGGAATTTGCTATTGAATCTGGCTGGGCTGAGGGAATcattgaaactttgaaaaaagtcAAGGTCGGAGGCCTGCCGCCCAACGTTAAATCCGCCTACGAAGATCTTCTCTGCCACTTGGTAACTGCCGATGAAAGCGTTGCTGCTGTACTGAAGAAATGCGGCGCCTTGACTGTCTGTAGATCGCATCGCATGATGGAGCTTGGGAAACATCTGTTCGGAGATTAA
- the LOC124223000 gene encoding DNA repair protein RAD51 homolog A, with the protein MSVTATATTASIQGDEDLEEFNPQAKLIKAIEGNGITAGDVKKLQEAGYYTVESVAYTPKKQLTTIKGLSEAKVEKILDAAYKMVVMGFKTATEIHQYRANTVYLTTGSAELDRLLGGGIETGSITEIFGEFRTGKTQICHTLAVNCQLPVDMGGGEGKCLYIDTEGTFRPERIIAVAERYKISSESVLDNVACARAFNTDHQTQLLIQASAMMTESRYALLIVDSATGLYRTDYSGRGELSARQMHLARFLRMLLRIADEHGVAVVITNQVVAQVDGAASMFGGDQKKPIGGNIIAHASTTRLYLRKGRGETRVCKIYDSPCLPESEAMFSINSDGIGDAKE; encoded by the exons atgtCGGTAACGGCTACGGCAACTACTGCGTCTATCCAGGGCGACGAGGATTTAGAAGAGTTTAATCCACAGGCGAAACTGATAAAGGCTATAGAA gGTAATGGCATTACGGCGGGTGATGTTAAAAAACTGCAGGAAGCGGGTTACTACACTGTCGAGTCAGTGGCGTACACGCCAAAGAAGCAGCTCACCACGATAAAAGGGCTGAGCGAGGCAAAGGTAGAGAAAATACTGGATGCTGCGTACAAGATGGTGGTGATGGGCTTTAAGACTGCAACCGAGATCCATCAGTACAGGGCGAACACTGTGTATCTAACGACAGGATCCGCGGAACTGGACAGGCTCCTGGGTGGAGGGATTGAGACGGGTTCGATAACCGAGATATTCGGGGAATTCCGAACAGGCAAAACGCAGATATGTCATACGCTTGCGGTCAACTGCCAGTTGCCAGTGGACATGGGCGGTGGGGAAGGAAAGTGCCTTTACATCGATACGGAGGGCACATTTCGTCCCGAGAGGATAATCGCAGTAGCTGAACGGTACAAGATCAGCTCCGAGTCTGTTTTGGACAATGTCGCCTGTGCTAGAGCCTTCAATACCGACCACCAGACACAGCTGCTCATTCAAGCTTCTGCGATGATGACAGAGTCTCGATACGCGCTGCTAATTGTCGACAGCGCCACAGGTCTCTATAGAACGGACTATTCGGGTAGGGGGGAATTGTCCGCCAGACAAATGCACCTTGCTAGGTTTCTAAGGATGCTTCTGAGAATTGCCGACGAGCACGGCGTAGCAGTCGTAATAACGAACCAGGTTGTCGCCCAGGTCGACGGCGCGGCCAGTATGTTTGGCGGCGATCAGAAGAAGCCCATCGGCGGTAACATCATCGCTCACGCCAGTACCACAAGATTGTACTTGAGGAAGGGCAGGGGCGAGACTAGAGTTTGCAAAATATATGACTCGCCCTGTCTTCCCGAGAGCGAAGCTATGTTTTCTATAAATTCGGACGGCATTGGGGACGCTaaagaataa
- the DppIII gene encoding dipeptidyl peptidase 3 isoform X1: MYKRCVSRMLLQRRVNNSYISRKTNTSRAYAAKSLMNMERSFVTRKFESITDIKWRVNNVKRGYCFCQSRAFAMTSDDYSHFTLPNNQPVVALECETAFNALTTKEKLYAHYLSQAAWNGGLIVLIQTSVESPLIFALLHSIFSAESIADLKKSALAAGVTEDEFTAFLVYAAGFLSNAGNYKSFGDSKIVPNLKKTKFEAIVKVSKAYSQSSQDVQSLWDKVEARLYSLNDRAKSLGLGDKGTTTYFSANCTTEDADLVNRFMQSKGLESYNARCFKTVQPATDAGKKGSVTYEIRLASVMTEDDPKITLPEETFEESKFRVTRGDYSKLLIPVVDNLRKAKEYASNETEKQMLDKYIGHFSSGSLNEHKDGSRFWIKDKGPAIETYIGFIETYRDPAGQRGEFEGFVAMVNSEMSQKFTTLVNRAEELLKRLPWGQDFEKDEFLRPDFTSLDVLTFAGSGIPAGINIPNYDEIRQSEGFKNVSLGNVIPANMKQDVIPFLSDEDQVLLNKFRIQSFEVQVGLHELLGHGSGKLFRKLPSDKFNFDIERVKNPLNGEPITKYFNEGETYDSKFGAMGSTYEECRAEAVGLYLSLEKDIIKIFGYEGQDADDIIYVNWLSLLWNGCAKALEMYQPSTKKWLQAHSQARYVLLRVCLEAGEGLINVVESEPGKNLRIVLDRSKIATVGKTAIGQFLTKLQVYKSTGDVEAAKAMYDKYSEVPESGFKPWALWRKIVLDHKQPRKIFVQSNTFVNSDASKPLSGVTLKNYEPTFDGLIESWVDRFPSTEVTTTLLELWAKDQKYFSE; encoded by the exons ATGTACAAACGATGCGTGTCGCGAATGTTGCTGCAGCGTAGAGTAAACAATAGCTACATTAGCAGAAAGACAAACACGAGTCGCGCGTACGCCGCGAAAAGTTTAATGAACATGGAGAGGTCGTTTGTTACACGCAAATTCGAGTCAATAACAGACATTAAATGGAGGGTGAATAACGTGAAAAGAGGTTATTGTTTTTG TCAATCTCGTGCTTTCGCAATGACGTCAGACGACTACTCTCACTTCACGCTTCCCAACAACCAGCCAGTCGTCGCCTTAGAATGTGAAACTGCCTTCAACGCTTTGACCACCAAAGAGAAACTCTACGCTCACTATCTCAGCCAGGCTGCCTGGAACGGCGGCCTGATCGTTCTGATTCAAACCTCCGTTGAATCGCCCCTAATATTTGCCCTCCTCCACTCGATCTTTTCCGCCGAGTCGATAGCAGACCTCAAAAAGTCTGCACTTGCTGCCGGAGTGACCGAAGATGAATTTACG GCATTCCTAGTCTATGCGGCAGGATTTTTATCCAACGCGGGGAACTACAAGTCTTTCGGAGATAGTAAGATCGTGCCAAACTTGAAGAAGACAAAGTTTGAGGCTATTGTCAAGGTCTCCAAGGCTTACTCGCAGAGTTCGCAAGACGTGCAGTCCCTTTGGGATAAAGTAGAAGCGAGGCTCTACTCGCTCAACGACAGGGCCAAGTCGCTCGGCCTCGGCGACAAAGGGACAACGACCTACTTCTCTGCCAACTGCACGACGGAGGATGCTGACCTGGTGAACAG GTTCATGCAGAGCAAGGGATTGGAGTCGTACAACGCGCGGTGCTTTAAGACGGTGCAACCTGCGACTGACGCTGGCAAAAAGGGCTCCGTAACGTACGAGATTAGGCTGGCGTCTGTAATGACTGAGGACGATCCAAAGATTACACTGCCCGAAGAGACGTTCGAAGAGTCCAAGTTCAGGGTAACAAGAGGCGACTACAGCAAGCTGCTCATCCCTGTTGTGGATAACCTGAGAAAAGCGAAGGAGTACGCATCCAACGAGACGGAGAAACAAATGCTGGACAAGTACATCGGTCACTTCAGTAGCGGTTCGCTGAACGAGCACAAGGACGGATCAAGATTTTGGATCAAGGACAAGGGGCCGGCTATAGAAACGTACATCGGGTTCATAGAGACGTACAGAGACCCTGCAGGCCAGCGGGGTGAGTTCGAAGGGTTTGTAGCGATGGTGAACAGCGAGATGTCCCAGAAGTTCACTACGCTCGTCAACAGGGCGGAGGAACTACTGAAAAGGCTACCCTGGGGCCAGGACTTTGAGAAGGATGAGTTCCTGCGGCCGGACTTTACCAGTTTGGACGTCTTGACTTTCGCCGGGTCAGGCATTCCCGCCGGTATAAACATACCCAACTATGACGAGATCCGACAGTCAGAGGGGTTCAAGAACGTCTCCTTGGGAAACGTCATACCCGCGAACATGAAGCAGGACGTAATACCGTTTCTGTCCGACGAAGACCAGGTGCTACTGAACAAGTTCAGGATCCAGAGCTTCGAGGTGCAGGTCGGACTCCACGAGCTTCTTGGTCACGGCAGTGGGAAGCTCTTCAGAAAGCTGCCCTCCGACAAGTTCAACTTCGATATTGAGCGTGTGAAGAATCCGCTCAATGGGGAGCCGATCACAAAGTATTTCAATGAGGGTGAAACGTACGATTCTAAGTTCGGCGCTATGGGTTCCACCTATGAGGAGTGCCGGGCCGAAGCTGTTGGCTTGTATCTCAGCCTGGAGAAGgacataataaaaatatttgggtaCGAAGGACAGGATGCGGatgatataatatatgtaaacTGGCTCAGTCTATTGTGGAACGGGTGTGCGAAGGCACTCGAGATGTATCAGCCGTCAACGAAGAAGTGGCTTCAAGCGCATTCGCAGGCGCGTTACGTCCTGCTCAGAGTTTGCCTAGAAGCGGGAGAGGGACTGATCAACGTTGTGGAAAGCGAGCCGGGCAAGAACCTGAGGATTGTTTTGGACAGAAGCAAGATAGCCACGGTCGGAAAGACCGCGATCGGACAATTTCTCACAAAGTTACAAGTCTATAAGAGCACGGGTGACGTTGAAGCAGCTAAAGCCATGTACGACAAGTATAGTGAGGTCCCTGAATCCGGGTTTAAGCCCTGGGCACtttggagaaaaattgttcttGATCATAAACAGCCGAGGAAAATATTCGTTCAGTCTAACACATTTGTGAATAGTG aTGCTAGTAAACCACTCAGCGGCGTTACGCTGAAAAACTACGAGCCGACGTTTGATGGGTTGATAGAGTCTTGGGTTGATCGTTTCCCGTCTACCGAGGTGACCACGACCCTTCTCGAACTGTGGGCAAAAGACCAGAAATACTTTTCGGAATAG
- the DppIII gene encoding dipeptidyl peptidase 3 isoform X2 encodes MTSDDYSHFTLPNNQPVVALECETAFNALTTKEKLYAHYLSQAAWNGGLIVLIQTSVESPLIFALLHSIFSAESIADLKKSALAAGVTEDEFTAFLVYAAGFLSNAGNYKSFGDSKIVPNLKKTKFEAIVKVSKAYSQSSQDVQSLWDKVEARLYSLNDRAKSLGLGDKGTTTYFSANCTTEDADLVNRFMQSKGLESYNARCFKTVQPATDAGKKGSVTYEIRLASVMTEDDPKITLPEETFEESKFRVTRGDYSKLLIPVVDNLRKAKEYASNETEKQMLDKYIGHFSSGSLNEHKDGSRFWIKDKGPAIETYIGFIETYRDPAGQRGEFEGFVAMVNSEMSQKFTTLVNRAEELLKRLPWGQDFEKDEFLRPDFTSLDVLTFAGSGIPAGINIPNYDEIRQSEGFKNVSLGNVIPANMKQDVIPFLSDEDQVLLNKFRIQSFEVQVGLHELLGHGSGKLFRKLPSDKFNFDIERVKNPLNGEPITKYFNEGETYDSKFGAMGSTYEECRAEAVGLYLSLEKDIIKIFGYEGQDADDIIYVNWLSLLWNGCAKALEMYQPSTKKWLQAHSQARYVLLRVCLEAGEGLINVVESEPGKNLRIVLDRSKIATVGKTAIGQFLTKLQVYKSTGDVEAAKAMYDKYSEVPESGFKPWALWRKIVLDHKQPRKIFVQSNTFVNSDASKPLSGVTLKNYEPTFDGLIESWVDRFPSTEVTTTLLELWAKDQKYFSE; translated from the exons ATGACGTCAGACGACTACTCTCACTTCACGCTTCCCAACAACCAGCCAGTCGTCGCCTTAGAATGTGAAACTGCCTTCAACGCTTTGACCACCAAAGAGAAACTCTACGCTCACTATCTCAGCCAGGCTGCCTGGAACGGCGGCCTGATCGTTCTGATTCAAACCTCCGTTGAATCGCCCCTAATATTTGCCCTCCTCCACTCGATCTTTTCCGCCGAGTCGATAGCAGACCTCAAAAAGTCTGCACTTGCTGCCGGAGTGACCGAAGATGAATTTACG GCATTCCTAGTCTATGCGGCAGGATTTTTATCCAACGCGGGGAACTACAAGTCTTTCGGAGATAGTAAGATCGTGCCAAACTTGAAGAAGACAAAGTTTGAGGCTATTGTCAAGGTCTCCAAGGCTTACTCGCAGAGTTCGCAAGACGTGCAGTCCCTTTGGGATAAAGTAGAAGCGAGGCTCTACTCGCTCAACGACAGGGCCAAGTCGCTCGGCCTCGGCGACAAAGGGACAACGACCTACTTCTCTGCCAACTGCACGACGGAGGATGCTGACCTGGTGAACAG GTTCATGCAGAGCAAGGGATTGGAGTCGTACAACGCGCGGTGCTTTAAGACGGTGCAACCTGCGACTGACGCTGGCAAAAAGGGCTCCGTAACGTACGAGATTAGGCTGGCGTCTGTAATGACTGAGGACGATCCAAAGATTACACTGCCCGAAGAGACGTTCGAAGAGTCCAAGTTCAGGGTAACAAGAGGCGACTACAGCAAGCTGCTCATCCCTGTTGTGGATAACCTGAGAAAAGCGAAGGAGTACGCATCCAACGAGACGGAGAAACAAATGCTGGACAAGTACATCGGTCACTTCAGTAGCGGTTCGCTGAACGAGCACAAGGACGGATCAAGATTTTGGATCAAGGACAAGGGGCCGGCTATAGAAACGTACATCGGGTTCATAGAGACGTACAGAGACCCTGCAGGCCAGCGGGGTGAGTTCGAAGGGTTTGTAGCGATGGTGAACAGCGAGATGTCCCAGAAGTTCACTACGCTCGTCAACAGGGCGGAGGAACTACTGAAAAGGCTACCCTGGGGCCAGGACTTTGAGAAGGATGAGTTCCTGCGGCCGGACTTTACCAGTTTGGACGTCTTGACTTTCGCCGGGTCAGGCATTCCCGCCGGTATAAACATACCCAACTATGACGAGATCCGACAGTCAGAGGGGTTCAAGAACGTCTCCTTGGGAAACGTCATACCCGCGAACATGAAGCAGGACGTAATACCGTTTCTGTCCGACGAAGACCAGGTGCTACTGAACAAGTTCAGGATCCAGAGCTTCGAGGTGCAGGTCGGACTCCACGAGCTTCTTGGTCACGGCAGTGGGAAGCTCTTCAGAAAGCTGCCCTCCGACAAGTTCAACTTCGATATTGAGCGTGTGAAGAATCCGCTCAATGGGGAGCCGATCACAAAGTATTTCAATGAGGGTGAAACGTACGATTCTAAGTTCGGCGCTATGGGTTCCACCTATGAGGAGTGCCGGGCCGAAGCTGTTGGCTTGTATCTCAGCCTGGAGAAGgacataataaaaatatttgggtaCGAAGGACAGGATGCGGatgatataatatatgtaaacTGGCTCAGTCTATTGTGGAACGGGTGTGCGAAGGCACTCGAGATGTATCAGCCGTCAACGAAGAAGTGGCTTCAAGCGCATTCGCAGGCGCGTTACGTCCTGCTCAGAGTTTGCCTAGAAGCGGGAGAGGGACTGATCAACGTTGTGGAAAGCGAGCCGGGCAAGAACCTGAGGATTGTTTTGGACAGAAGCAAGATAGCCACGGTCGGAAAGACCGCGATCGGACAATTTCTCACAAAGTTACAAGTCTATAAGAGCACGGGTGACGTTGAAGCAGCTAAAGCCATGTACGACAAGTATAGTGAGGTCCCTGAATCCGGGTTTAAGCCCTGGGCACtttggagaaaaattgttcttGATCATAAACAGCCGAGGAAAATATTCGTTCAGTCTAACACATTTGTGAATAGTG aTGCTAGTAAACCACTCAGCGGCGTTACGCTGAAAAACTACGAGCCGACGTTTGATGGGTTGATAGAGTCTTGGGTTGATCGTTTCCCGTCTACCGAGGTGACCACGACCCTTCTCGAACTGTGGGCAAAAGACCAGAAATACTTTTCGGAATAG
- the LOC124223225 gene encoding uncharacterized protein, translated as MQWSNLEKAYERAPELKAIDFTRVKIIAIEASDGLGSTLRGDLADATFSKHRAIEINCSKIDHGYRIFESSHLRNLDTGKQNAVAERATIYKSRKGTDRI; from the exons ATGCAATGGAGCAACCTGGAGAAG GCATATGAGCGAGCTCCAGAGCTGAAAGCTATCGACTTTACGAGGGTGAAAATCATCGCGATCGAAGCCAGTGATGGCTTGGGGTCGACACTGAGAGGTGATTTGGCCGATGCTACATTTTCGAAACATCGAGCGATCG AAATAAACTGTAGCAAGATTGATCACGGTTATCGAATATTTGAGTCTAGTCATCTAAGGAATTTGGATACTGGAAAACAGAATGCAGTAGCTGAGCGGGCCACAATTTATAAATCGCGTAAAG GAACAGACCGCATTTAA
- the LOC124223555 gene encoding ribosomal RNA processing protein 36 homolog: MASNEENVIVEEDADRVKIREELSTMSFEDLQKLKQKLGTKVYNEAMFGASRRKKTDFKRENKNRPRETTSKLQVPRFKEIVPVKKKIVRDPRYDSLCGTFNEKAFKNSYKFLNGIVENDIKALKKELDETEDPKMIKKIKYLIQRLENRQREEKRREIKELRVAEEKQEKIETLKRGEKPVFKKKSEKRVLELVSQYEELKKSGKLKKHIERLRKKNASKDRKKLSIQDTER, translated from the exons atggcATCGAACGAAGAAAACGTCATCGTCGAGGAAGACGCTGACCGG GTGAAAATCCGCGAGGAATTATCAACAATGAGCTTCGAggatttgcaaaaattgaagcAAAAGCTTGGCACGAAGGTTTACAACGAGGCAATGTTCGGAGCGAGTCGCAGGAAGAAGACCGACTTCAAAAGAGAAAACAAGAATCGGCCTCGCGAGACGACGTCGAAGCTCCAGGTGCCGAGGTTCAAGGAAATCGTAcccgtaaagaaaaaaattgtcagagACCCACGGTACGACAGTCTGTGCGGAACGTTTAACGAGAAGGCAtttaaaaattcgtataaATTTCTCAATGGTATCGTGGAAAATGACATCAAAGCGCTGAAGAAGGAACTTGACGAAACCGAGGATCCCAAGATGATCAAAAAGATAAAATACCTAATTCAAAGGCTCGAGAACCGACAGAGGGAAGAAAAGAGACGAGAAATAAAGGAGCTCAGAGTAGCTGAAGAGAAACAGGAGAAAATCGAGACTCTTAAACGCGGCGAGAAGCCAGTTTTCAAAAAGAAAT CCGAGAAACGAGTGCTCGAATTGGTGAGTCAATACGAGGAATTGAAGAAAtctggaaaattgaaaaagcaCATCGAACGTTTGCGCAAAAAGAACGCCAGCAAAGACAGAAAGAAACTCTCTATACAGGATACGGAACGATGA